One Cedecea neteri DNA segment encodes these proteins:
- a CDS encoding LysR substrate-binding domain-containing protein — protein sequence MRRKIPSSTSLQAFEAAARHGNFARAAEELSLTEGAISRQIARLESLLGCRLFDRTGSRVKLNPVGTRYAFHVRETLKRMERDTQYIMGMPRDSRSLDIAAPPTFSSRWLIPRLSSFAAMHPDITLNIAARTDPFVLSGSGFDAVVHFEHAAWAGMRVQFLFEEKLVPVCHPGLLTDHKGRGQLKDLPRIHRRLNPDAWHHYARATGISLDNLAQGVRYDLHEMAIAAALAGQGVALVPRMYVAQELDSGRLVAPWPESDSLSKKFCLVKPVETGINESALSDFECWLLAEINTQTGTFR from the coding sequence ATGCGCAGAAAAATTCCCAGCAGTACATCCCTGCAGGCTTTTGAAGCGGCGGCCAGGCACGGTAACTTTGCCCGGGCAGCCGAGGAGCTTTCGCTGACGGAAGGGGCCATTAGTCGCCAGATTGCACGCCTTGAATCGTTACTGGGTTGTCGATTATTTGACCGGACAGGCAGCCGCGTGAAACTCAACCCTGTCGGGACGCGTTATGCCTTTCATGTTCGTGAAACGCTTAAGCGAATGGAAAGAGATACTCAGTACATCATGGGGATGCCCAGGGACAGCAGGAGTCTGGATATTGCCGCGCCGCCGACATTTTCTAGCCGGTGGCTTATCCCCCGGCTGAGCAGTTTTGCCGCTATGCATCCGGACATCACGTTAAATATTGCCGCCAGAACCGATCCTTTCGTTTTGAGCGGAAGCGGTTTTGATGCCGTAGTGCATTTTGAACATGCCGCGTGGGCCGGGATGCGCGTGCAATTCCTCTTTGAGGAAAAACTGGTTCCCGTATGCCACCCGGGTTTGTTAACAGATCATAAGGGAAGGGGGCAGTTGAAGGATTTACCAAGAATTCACCGACGACTGAACCCGGATGCATGGCATCACTACGCCCGTGCAACGGGCATAAGCCTTGATAATCTGGCGCAGGGGGTTCGGTACGATCTTCATGAAATGGCCATTGCTGCCGCACTGGCTGGGCAAGGCGTTGCCCTGGTACCACGTATGTACGTTGCACAAGAACTCGATAGCGGAAGGCTGGTCGCTCCCTGGCCGGAATCAGACTCGTTGAGTAAAAAATTCTGTTTAGTTAAACCAGTTGAAACGGGAATCAACGAATCCGCATTAAGCGATTTTGAGTGCTGGTTACTGGCCGAAATAAATACGCAAACAGGGACATTCCGCTAA
- a CDS encoding methionine synthase: MKRLLPTSTAGSLPKPSWLAQPETLWSPWKLQDQELIEGKQDALRLALHEQQLADIDIVSDGEQTRQHFVTTFIEHLDGVDFEKRETVRIRNRYDASVPTVVGAVARQKPVFVEDAKFLRKQTDRPIKWALPGPMTMIDTLYDNHYKSREKLAWEFAKILNQEAKELEAAGVDIIQFDEPAFNVFFDEVNEWGIATLERAIEGLKCETAVHICYGYGIKANTDWKKTLGSEWRQYEEAFPKLQTSNIDIISLECHNSHVPMDLLELIRGKKVMVGAIDVANHAIETPEEVANTLRKALQFVDAENLYPSTNCGMAPLPRHVARGKLHALSAGAEIVRREILGK, from the coding sequence ATGAAAAGATTATTGCCTACGTCCACCGCCGGCAGCCTGCCTAAACCATCCTGGCTGGCCCAGCCTGAAACGCTGTGGTCGCCGTGGAAACTGCAGGATCAGGAACTGATTGAGGGTAAACAGGACGCCCTGCGCCTTGCGCTGCACGAACAACAGCTGGCGGATATCGACATCGTCAGCGACGGCGAGCAGACTCGTCAGCACTTCGTGACCACCTTTATCGAACACCTGGACGGCGTAGATTTCGAGAAACGCGAAACCGTGCGTATCCGTAACCGCTACGATGCCAGCGTCCCGACCGTGGTCGGCGCCGTGGCTCGCCAGAAACCGGTGTTTGTGGAAGATGCGAAGTTCCTTCGCAAACAGACCGACCGGCCAATCAAATGGGCGCTGCCTGGCCCAATGACGATGATCGACACGCTGTATGACAACCACTACAAAAGCCGCGAAAAACTGGCCTGGGAATTTGCCAAAATCCTGAACCAGGAAGCGAAAGAGCTAGAAGCCGCCGGCGTGGACATCATTCAGTTCGATGAGCCTGCGTTCAACGTGTTCTTCGACGAAGTTAACGAATGGGGCATCGCCACGCTGGAACGCGCCATCGAAGGGCTGAAGTGCGAAACCGCCGTGCATATCTGCTACGGCTACGGCATCAAAGCGAACACCGACTGGAAGAAAACGCTGGGCTCCGAATGGCGCCAGTACGAAGAAGCGTTTCCAAAACTGCAGACCTCGAACATCGACATCATCTCGCTGGAGTGCCACAACTCCCACGTGCCGATGGACCTGCTCGAGCTGATTCGCGGCAAGAAAGTGATGGTGGGCGCCATCGACGTGGCCAACCACGCCATTGAAACCCCGGAAGAAGTCGCCAACACGCTGCGCAAAGCGCTGCAGTTCGTTGATGCCGAAAATCTCTACCCTTCCACCAACTGCGGTATGGCTCCGCTGCCGCGCCATGTGGCCAGAGGCAAACTGCACGCGTTAAGCGCCGGGGCCGAGATCGTGCGTAGAGAGATTCTGGGTAAATAA
- a CDS encoding glutathione peroxidase produces the protein MQPFHQLTATSLTGQQIPMSDYAGKLVLVVNTASQCGFTPQYAGLEALYKKYAAQGLVVLGFPCNQFGKQEPGDADEISRTCHINYGVSFPMFAKVEVNGTAAHPVFRYLKNELPGVLGGRIKWNFTKFLIGRDGKPLKRFAPFTTPEKMEAAIVAALKT, from the coding sequence ATGCAGCCCTTTCATCAACTGACGGCCACCAGCCTGACTGGCCAGCAGATCCCTATGTCCGATTACGCCGGTAAGCTGGTACTGGTGGTGAATACCGCCAGCCAGTGCGGCTTTACGCCGCAGTACGCAGGCCTTGAGGCTCTCTATAAGAAATATGCCGCGCAGGGGCTGGTGGTGCTTGGTTTCCCCTGCAACCAGTTTGGTAAGCAGGAACCCGGTGACGCCGATGAAATCTCGCGGACCTGCCATATTAACTACGGCGTGAGCTTCCCGATGTTCGCAAAAGTCGAGGTTAACGGCACCGCAGCGCATCCAGTGTTTCGTTATCTGAAAAATGAGTTGCCAGGCGTGCTGGGGGGCCGCATCAAGTGGAACTTCACAAAGTTCCTGATTGGCCGGGACGGAAAACCGCTGAAGCGTTTTGCGCCGTTCACTACCCCGGAGAAAATGGAAGCCGCAATCGTGGCGGCACTTAAAACGTGA
- a CDS encoding GIY-YIG nuclease family protein, protein MINFKNTARKFIRYGESIQNELVVSAISPMRLTFGEFPGYRNVVLDRNSIGAILRLNLQSWRTALSVVKGIYVLTDRDGGKPYVGKADGNEGIWGRWKYYFGSGHGGNLGLKEAFVTGDENRLQNISFAILEVMDPNAEEGEIYRRETHWKQILLSREFGHNRN, encoded by the coding sequence TTGATTAACTTTAAAAATACGGCTCGCAAATTCATCCGCTATGGCGAAAGTATTCAAAACGAATTGGTTGTTAGCGCTATCTCTCCGATGCGGCTGACGTTCGGCGAATTTCCAGGTTACCGCAACGTTGTGCTGGACAGAAACAGTATCGGCGCAATTCTCAGGCTTAATCTACAATCCTGGCGCACAGCACTATCCGTGGTTAAAGGCATCTATGTATTAACCGATCGAGATGGGGGCAAACCCTATGTCGGGAAAGCTGATGGAAATGAGGGAATTTGGGGACGATGGAAATATTATTTTGGTTCCGGTCATGGTGGCAATTTAGGGCTAAAAGAAGCTTTCGTAACTGGCGATGAAAACCGGCTACAGAATATCTCTTTCGCGATACTTGAAGTCATGGATCCCAATGCCGAAGAAGGTGAAATTTATCGCCGCGAAACACACTGGAAACAAATCCTACTGTCGCGGGAGTTTGGTCATAACCGGAACTAA
- a CDS encoding YciI family protein has translation MSIIYVVVLTYIKPLEEVDAQIPAHVEWLKKGYAEGVFLASGRRIPRNGGVILAKCDSIESLEARLSQDPFQKLNIAKAEILPFEATMKTQLLDAVF, from the coding sequence ATGAGCATCATTTACGTTGTTGTTCTGACTTATATAAAACCATTAGAAGAAGTTGACGCTCAAATTCCTGCTCATGTTGAGTGGCTAAAGAAAGGTTATGCCGAGGGAGTATTTCTGGCGTCAGGAAGACGAATTCCCCGTAATGGCGGAGTTATTCTTGCAAAATGTGACAGCATTGAATCTCTGGAAGCCCGCCTTAGCCAGGATCCATTCCAGAAACTCAACATTGCTAAAGCTGAAATTCTGCCCTTTGAAGCCACAATGAAAACACAGCTACTGGACGCTGTTTTTTAA